One genomic segment of Caloranaerobacter ferrireducens includes these proteins:
- a CDS encoding SPOR domain-containing protein, with amino-acid sequence MRSSRRKRKSKKDKLLTIFVFFIIAPVISIAIGILIVQSIIMPHFEDVNDTNLTSKIEDDLSNNESNENIVKDIDKQEINDLKKLELTIEGFDLYNIQLGSFSNVENAKALRKELREKGVDGYIVKISDYKVFYATFLNREICDEVLTSIRESYKDAFVNKITVDDFVIKYDSNEQETADMINEIIKTFKNAFDEETALWHYALVKKDLQEILKTIRENNDQISKLLNNIDKDIENPDFNDVLDNIRMQVKEREQILQSLINNKQNIQDSYDKYYKMLFDFIKIFK; translated from the coding sequence TTGAGGAGTTCGAGGAGGAAAAGGAAAAGTAAGAAGGACAAGTTATTGACAATATTTGTATTTTTTATCATAGCACCAGTTATATCAATAGCTATAGGAATTTTGATTGTTCAAAGTATAATAATGCCTCATTTTGAAGATGTTAATGATACTAACCTTACAAGCAAAATTGAAGATGATTTAAGTAATAATGAAAGTAATGAGAATATTGTTAAAGATATAGACAAACAGGAAATTAATGATTTAAAGAAATTAGAATTGACAATTGAAGGATTTGATCTATATAACATTCAATTAGGTAGTTTTAGTAATGTTGAAAATGCTAAGGCTTTAAGAAAGGAATTAAGAGAAAAAGGGGTAGATGGCTATATTGTTAAGATAAGTGACTATAAGGTGTTTTATGCGACTTTTCTTAACAGGGAAATTTGTGATGAAGTTTTAACGAGCATTAGAGAATCATATAAAGATGCATTTGTAAATAAAATAACTGTTGATGACTTTGTGATAAAATATGATAGTAATGAACAGGAAACTGCTGATATGATAAATGAAATTATTAAAACATTTAAGAATGCTTTTGATGAAGAGACTGCTTTGTGGCACTATGCTCTTGTAAAAAAAGATTTACAGGAGATACTTAAAACAATAAGGGAAAATAATGATCAAATAAGCAAATTGCTAAACAATATAGATAAGGATATAGAAAACCCTGATTTCAATGATGTATTAGATAATATCAGGATGCAGGTCAAAGAAAGAGAACAGATTTTACAAAGTCTAATAAATAATAAACAAAATATACAAGACAGTTATGACAAGTATTATAAAATGCTGTTTGATTTTATAAAAATTTTTAAATAG
- a CDS encoding ATP-binding protein, giving the protein MKELSLHILDLAENSVKAEATKINISIFEDTERDLLTINLEDNGRGMDEELLKKVEDPFVTSRTTRKVGLGIPLMKAAALRCEGDFKISSEIGKGTKVTIIFKHSHIDRAPIGDIGQTIISLINANENIEIVYKHSYNGNCFVFDTKEVKNILGDVPINEAHIMLWIKDYINENVRNLYRNSQ; this is encoded by the coding sequence ATGAAGGAGCTTTCCCTTCACATTTTAGATTTAGCTGAAAATTCAGTAAAAGCTGAAGCAACTAAAATAAATATTAGTATTTTTGAAGATACAGAGAGAGATTTATTGACAATAAATTTAGAGGATAACGGAAGAGGGATGGACGAAGAGTTACTAAAAAAAGTAGAAGATCCTTTTGTAACATCTAGAACAACTAGAAAAGTAGGCCTAGGAATTCCTTTGATGAAAGCGGCTGCTTTAAGGTGTGAAGGAGATTTTAAAATATCTTCAGAAATAGGTAAGGGAACTAAAGTAACAATTATTTTTAAGCATAGTCATATAGATAGAGCACCAATAGGAGATATTGGGCAAACAATAATTTCATTGATAAATGCAAATGAGAATATAGAAATTGTTTACAAGCATAGTTATAATGGAAATTGTTTTGTTTTTGATACCAAGGAAGTAAAAAATATACTAGGAGATGTGCCGATAAATGAAGCTCATATAATGTTGTGGATAAAGGATTATATCAATGAAAATGTAAGGAATCTTTATAGAAATAGTCAATGA
- a CDS encoding PHP domain-containing protein encodes MRLSYDLHIHSVLSPCGDKDMTPNNIVNMAYIKGLDIISVTDHNTMENVEAVMKVAKKRDILVIPGIEVTTKEEVHVLCYFRNIEDGMEFQDFIYRGLPDIKNNEKLFGSQLLMDEDDNIIGKIDKFLLNSTKYTIKEINDFVNKLNGALVPAHVDKKSYSILANLGFIPDELNIKTVEVSSDYFSLSTDTLINLDRYNVLKNSDAHYLGDINEPIVFLDIERKNINFLIEYLNKSWRNIR; translated from the coding sequence ATGAGATTAAGCTATGATTTGCATATACATTCAGTATTGTCTCCATGTGGAGATAAGGATATGACACCAAATAATATTGTCAATATGGCGTATATTAAAGGGCTTGATATAATTTCAGTAACTGATCATAATACTATGGAAAATGTAGAAGCTGTTATGAAAGTAGCTAAAAAAAGAGATATTTTAGTTATACCTGGCATAGAGGTAACTACAAAAGAAGAAGTTCACGTATTATGTTATTTTAGAAATATTGAAGATGGTATGGAATTTCAAGATTTTATCTATAGAGGATTACCAGATATTAAAAATAATGAAAAGCTTTTTGGAAGCCAATTGTTAATGGATGAAGATGATAACATTATAGGAAAGATTGATAAGTTTCTTTTAAATAGTACTAAGTATACAATTAAAGAAATTAATGATTTTGTTAATAAACTAAATGGTGCTTTGGTACCAGCGCATGTTGATAAAAAATCTTATAGTATACTTGCCAATTTAGGCTTTATACCAGATGAACTTAATATAAAAACAGTTGAAGTTTCAAGCGATTATTTTTCTTTATCAACTGATACCTTAATCAATTTAGATAGATATAATGTACTTAAGAACTCTGATGCACATTATCTTGGCGATATCAATGAACCAATTGTGTTTTTAGATATAGAAAGAAAGAATATAAATTTTTTAATAGAATATCTTAATAAGAGTTGGAGGAATATAAGATGA
- the rsxC gene encoding electron transport complex subunit RsxC, whose product MKLKNLTFKGGVHPPHFKEYTEKIPLEKAKEPQTVIIPMQQHIGAPCEPIVKVGDRVKIGQKIGEPKAFVSAPIHSSIAGIVKKIVPYTSPTGTQVLSVVIESDGSNEVDENVKPKGDLDSLTKEEILNIIKEAGITGLGGAGFPTHVKLSPPPDKKIDTIILNGAECEPYLTSDHRLMLETPEKVVFGLKAIMKAVGVSKGFIGIENNKPDAIEAMEKAVKDEPNIEIATLVTKYPQGDEKRLINAVTGREVPSGGLPMDVGVIVNNVGTAAAIADAIQTGMPLIQRIVTITGSAVNKPKNLIVKIGTPFKEVIEQCGGYKGKPGKIIMGGPMMGIAQFTDEVPVIKGTSGILVLNEKEAKIPEPKQCIRCGKCVDICPVNLQPLFISQFALKSMYDEAEKYHALDCIECGSCSFICPSKRPLLQSIRVAKRELISRRKKR is encoded by the coding sequence ATGAAGTTAAAAAATCTTACCTTTAAAGGTGGTGTTCATCCGCCACACTTTAAAGAGTATACTGAGAAAATTCCGTTAGAAAAAGCAAAAGAACCACAAACAGTTATTATTCCAATGCAACAGCATATAGGCGCACCTTGTGAGCCAATTGTAAAGGTTGGAGATAGGGTTAAAATTGGACAGAAGATAGGTGAGCCAAAAGCATTTGTTTCTGCACCAATCCATTCTAGTATTGCAGGAATAGTGAAGAAAATTGTACCTTATACAAGTCCTACAGGTACACAAGTATTATCTGTAGTGATAGAATCAGATGGCAGTAATGAAGTAGATGAAAACGTTAAACCAAAAGGAGATTTAGATTCACTTACTAAAGAAGAAATCTTGAATATCATTAAAGAAGCAGGTATTACAGGGCTTGGAGGTGCAGGATTCCCTACTCATGTAAAATTATCACCACCTCCAGACAAAAAGATTGATACTATAATATTAAATGGTGCAGAGTGTGAGCCTTATTTAACATCTGACCATAGATTAATGCTTGAAACTCCTGAGAAGGTAGTATTTGGGCTAAAGGCTATTATGAAAGCTGTTGGTGTAAGTAAGGGATTTATCGGAATTGAAAACAATAAGCCAGATGCGATAGAAGCAATGGAGAAGGCTGTCAAAGATGAACCAAACATTGAAATAGCTACTTTGGTTACTAAGTATCCACAAGGAGACGAAAAACGATTAATTAATGCTGTTACAGGGAGAGAAGTACCATCTGGTGGATTACCGATGGATGTAGGCGTTATAGTTAATAACGTTGGTACTGCAGCAGCTATAGCAGATGCGATTCAGACAGGTATGCCACTTATACAAAGAATAGTTACAATAACAGGTAGTGCTGTAAATAAACCTAAAAATTTAATCGTTAAGATAGGAACTCCATTTAAAGAAGTGATAGAGCAATGTGGTGGATATAAAGGAAAGCCAGGAAAAATAATTATGGGTGGACCTATGATGGGTATTGCTCAGTTTACAGATGAGGTACCTGTTATTAAAGGAACATCAGGTATACTTGTATTAAATGAGAAAGAGGCTAAGATACCTGAGCCTAAACAATGTATTAGATGTGGTAAGTGTGTTGATATTTGTCCTGTTAATTTACAACCTCTATTTATAAGTCAGTTTGCATTAAAAAGCATGTATGATGAAGCTGAGAAGTATCATGCATTAGATTGTATTGAGTGCGGTTCATGTTCTTTTATTTGTCCATCAAAAAGACCTTTATTGCAGTCAATAAGAGTAGCTAAGAGGGAACTAATTTCTAGAAGAAAAAAAAGGTAA
- a CDS encoding RnfABCDGE type electron transport complex subunit D — protein sequence MVDNKLIVSSSPHLRSDETINRIMLDVIIALLPATLASIYYFRFNALKLIVLAVLTAVVTEALIQKLLKKPITVNDLSAVVTGLLLAFNIPASAPWWIPVIGSAFAIAIVKQAFGGLGHNFMNPALAARAMLLASWPVIMTNWVTPGAEAVSTATPLAILKGEAANQVLPSLKDVFFGNVGGCLGETSAILLILGGAYLLYRGVINWRIPFTYIGTVAVMMLIFDGGFTSMVYHIFAGGLMLGAFFMATDYASSPVTPKGQIIFGIGCGVITSVIRLYGGYPEGVSYSILLMNIVAPLLDKYTSPRVFGEVKQNG from the coding sequence ATAGTGGATAATAAGTTAATAGTTTCATCTTCTCCACATCTTAGATCAGATGAAACAATCAATAGAATCATGTTAGATGTAATAATAGCTTTATTACCAGCAACTTTAGCTAGTATCTACTATTTTAGATTTAATGCATTAAAGTTGATTGTATTAGCAGTATTAACTGCAGTGGTAACAGAAGCTTTAATTCAGAAATTATTGAAAAAGCCTATAACTGTAAATGATCTAAGTGCAGTTGTTACAGGTTTACTATTAGCCTTTAATATACCTGCATCAGCTCCTTGGTGGATACCAGTAATAGGTTCGGCTTTTGCAATTGCTATAGTAAAGCAGGCTTTTGGTGGATTAGGACACAATTTTATGAACCCAGCTTTAGCAGCAAGAGCTATGCTTTTAGCGTCATGGCCTGTTATTATGACTAATTGGGTAACTCCAGGGGCAGAAGCAGTAAGTACTGCAACACCTTTAGCTATTTTAAAAGGAGAAGCAGCTAATCAGGTTTTACCATCTTTAAAGGATGTATTCTTCGGAAATGTAGGAGGATGTTTAGGAGAAACATCAGCGATACTTTTAATTTTAGGTGGTGCATATTTACTTTATAGAGGTGTTATTAATTGGCGTATTCCTTTTACTTATATAGGTACAGTTGCAGTTATGATGCTGATTTTCGATGGTGGATTCACTAGCATGGTGTACCACATATTCGCAGGAGGACTTATGCTAGGTGCATTTTTCATGGCTACTGATTATGCGTCATCTCCTGTAACACCAAAAGGACAGATTATTTTTGGTATAGGCTGTGGTGTTATAACATCAGTAATAAGACTCTATGGTGGCTATCCTGAAGGGGTTTCGTATTCAATACTTCTTATGAATATAGTAGCACCTCTTTTAGATAAATATACTAGCCCAAGAGTATTTGGTGAGGTGAAGCAAAATGGGTGA
- a CDS encoding ATP-binding protein, which yields MNEKNSIKLEYEILQNDFTRAGEASSNIKKILKQLGIEAKIVRKVAIATYEAEMNIVIHSYGGIIKVIITEQYIDIYAIDKGPGIKDIELAMKEGYSTAPNHIRELGFGAGMGLPNMKRCSDEFNIESTPNGKTEVYMRIYISK from the coding sequence ATGAATGAGAAAAATTCTATAAAGCTTGAATATGAGATTTTGCAGAATGATTTTACAAGAGCTGGTGAAGCTTCAAGTAATATAAAGAAAATTTTAAAACAGCTTGGAATAGAAGCTAAAATAGTTAGAAAAGTAGCTATAGCAACTTATGAAGCAGAGATGAATATAGTAATACATTCATATGGTGGAATAATTAAAGTTATAATAACAGAGCAGTATATTGATATCTATGCAATAGACAAAGGGCCTGGTATTAAAGATATTGAGTTAGCTATGAAAGAGGGTTATTCGACAGCACCAAATCATATTCGAGAATTGGGATTTGGAGCTGGAATGGGATTGCCAAATATGAAAAGATGTTCTGATGAATTTAATATAGAGTCTACTCCTAATGGAAAAACAGAAGTTTATATGAGGATTTATATAAGTAAATAA
- a CDS encoding DRTGG domain-containing protein, whose amino-acid sequence MRLDKIVKELELEVLTEKNIENDVEGVYIGDLLSLVMANANEKNLWITIQTHLNIIAVATLVGLSAILIAEGMEVEDETIKKANEVGIPVLRSKLSAYELACRLYELGV is encoded by the coding sequence ATGAGATTAGATAAAATAGTTAAGGAATTAGAGCTTGAAGTTTTAACTGAAAAAAATATTGAAAATGATGTAGAGGGAGTCTATATTGGTGATTTATTAAGCTTAGTAATGGCTAATGCTAATGAAAAAAACCTATGGATTACTATTCAAACGCATTTAAATATAATTGCTGTAGCTACTTTAGTAGGTTTGTCAGCTATTCTGATTGCAGAAGGTATGGAAGTTGAAGATGAAACTATAAAAAAAGCCAATGAAGTTGGCATACCAGTTTTAAGGTCAAAACTTAGTGCATATGAGTTAGCATGTAGATTATATGAATTAGGTGTTTAG
- the rsxA gene encoding electron transport complex subunit RsxA, with amino-acid sequence MSIGGLFVILISAMLVNNFVLSRFLGICPFLGVSKQVETAFGMGMAVTFVMTLASIITYVVHHTILVSLGLEYLQTIAFILIIAALVQLVEMFIQKMSPTLYQALGVYLPLITTNCAVLGLAIINIQENYNLIETIVHSLGASVGFSLAIVLFAGIRERLALADVPESLKGFPIALITAGLMSIAFLGFTGLV; translated from the coding sequence ATGAGTATAGGAGGATTATTTGTAATATTAATAAGCGCAATGCTAGTGAATAACTTTGTACTTTCTAGATTCTTAGGTATTTGTCCTTTCCTTGGAGTATCTAAGCAGGTAGAAACTGCTTTTGGTATGGGAATGGCTGTAACATTCGTAATGACTTTGGCGTCTATTATAACTTATGTTGTACATCATACTATACTAGTGAGTTTAGGATTAGAATATTTGCAAACTATAGCTTTTATTCTAATTATTGCTGCACTAGTTCAGTTAGTTGAAATGTTTATTCAGAAGATGAGTCCAACATTGTATCAGGCTTTAGGGGTATATTTACCACTTATTACTACAAACTGTGCGGTATTAGGATTGGCAATAATTAACATTCAAGAAAACTATAATTTAATAGAAACTATTGTACATTCATTAGGTGCGTCTGTAGGTTTTTCCTTAGCGATAGTACTTTTTGCGGGTATTAGAGAAAGACTGGCATTAGCTGATGTACCAGAATCTTTAAAAGGATTCCCAATTGCTTTAATAACAGCAGGATTAATGTCAATAGCATTTTTAGGTTTCACTGGTCTTGTATAG
- the rsxE gene encoding electron transport complex subunit RsxE, with product MRFIDNLKNGLLKENPTFVQLLGMCPTLAVTTTASDGMAMGLATTAVLVSSNLVISLLRKVIPSKIRIPSYIVIVATFVTLIDMFMHAYAIDLYRSLGLFIPLIVVNCLILGRAESFASKNNPVDSIVDGIGMGLGFTWALTLLGIVRELLGAGSVFGIQIFGEAFKPALIMILPPGAFLALGVLIGLFNWLKSRKTARV from the coding sequence ATGAGATTTATAGATAATTTGAAAAATGGTTTACTGAAGGAAAATCCAACATTTGTACAGCTTTTAGGTATGTGTCCGACATTAGCTGTAACAACAACAGCTTCTGATGGTATGGCAATGGGATTAGCGACAACTGCTGTATTAGTGAGTTCGAATTTAGTTATTTCTTTATTAAGAAAAGTTATTCCAAGTAAAATTAGAATACCTTCATATATAGTAATTGTTGCTACATTTGTTACTCTTATAGACATGTTTATGCATGCTTATGCAATTGACTTATATAGGTCTTTAGGATTGTTTATACCTTTAATTGTTGTTAACTGTTTAATATTGGGTAGAGCTGAGTCTTTTGCTTCGAAAAATAATCCTGTTGATTCAATAGTAGACGGAATTGGTATGGGATTAGGATTTACATGGGCTCTTACTCTTTTAGGAATTGTAAGAGAGTTACTTGGAGCAGGAAGTGTATTTGGAATTCAAATATTTGGTGAAGCTTTCAAACCAGCTCTAATAATGATATTACCTCCTGGAGCTTTCTTAGCATTAGGTGTTTTAATAGGATTATTTAACTGGCTAAAGTCAAGAAAGACTGCTAGAGTATAG
- a CDS encoding RnfABCDGE type electron transport complex subunit G — protein sequence MGDIIKLGLILLLITSIAALVLGFTNDMTKDVIASVENQASEVARKEVLPLAESFKPLDEKILNEIINSNPNVREIYSGYSENGSLVGYAIKTATPGYGGDVEVITGISLENKVTGIKVVSHKETPGLGANATQPKFQNQFKDKDASKELVVVKGSPSSENEIQALTGATITSRAVTNGVNLAREIFINKLAQ from the coding sequence ATGGGTGATATTATAAAATTAGGTTTAATACTATTACTGATAACTTCTATAGCGGCTTTAGTGTTAGGTTTTACTAATGATATGACTAAAGATGTTATTGCGAGTGTAGAAAATCAAGCGAGTGAAGTAGCAAGAAAAGAAGTGTTACCTCTAGCTGAAAGTTTCAAACCTTTAGATGAGAAAATATTAAATGAAATAATTAATAGTAATCCAAATGTAAGAGAGATATATAGTGGTTATTCTGAAAATGGTAGTTTAGTAGGATATGCTATAAAGACAGCAACTCCTGGATATGGAGGAGATGTTGAAGTTATAACAGGAATTTCATTAGAAAACAAAGTAACTGGTATAAAAGTAGTAAGTCACAAAGAAACTCCAGGTCTTGGAGCTAATGCAACTCAACCTAAGTTCCAAAATCAATTTAAAGATAAAGATGCTTCAAAAGAGTTAGTAGTAGTTAAAGGAAGTCCAAGTAGCGAAAATGAAATACAAGCACTTACTGGTGCTACAATAACATCAAGAGCTGTTACAAACGGTGTTAATCTAGCTAGAGAAATATTTATAAATAAGCTTGCGCAGTAG
- a CDS encoding DRTGG domain-containing protein, producing MKLKEIKEILDAEVLTGEEYLDREVLSAFGSDLMSDVLAFVDDGSVLLTGLTNPQVIRTAEMIDLYAIVFVRGKKPSKEIIEMAKSHNITVLLTDYTLYTSCGKLYEKGLKGISIEGVTR from the coding sequence GTGAAATTAAAAGAAATAAAGGAAATACTAGATGCTGAAGTATTAACTGGTGAGGAATATCTAGATAGAGAAGTTCTTTCTGCTTTTGGGTCGGATTTAATGAGTGATGTTTTAGCTTTTGTAGATGATGGCTCAGTTTTGCTTACAGGATTAACAAATCCACAAGTTATTAGAACTGCTGAAATGATAGATTTATATGCTATTGTATTTGTAAGAGGCAAAAAACCAAGTAAAGAAATTATTGAAATGGCAAAATCACACAATATTACTGTTTTGCTGACTGACTATACATTGTATACATCATGTGGAAAGCTATATGAAAAAGGATTGAAAGGTATTTCTATAGAAGGAGTAACAAGATAG
- a CDS encoding [Fe-Fe] hydrogenase large subunit C-terminal domain-containing protein: MEEYFHSVVLDKDRCNGCTNCMRRCPTEAIRVRDKKAIIIKERCIDCGECIRVCPYHAQQTQLDTLDKLKKYKYKIAISPMTMYGQFNLDKDMNKVFKGIKMLGFDEVFDEGYAADIITLIIRENLKNNQQPKPLISSLCPAVLRLIQIRFPSLIDNIIRIESPMELAARLARKNAMERYGLKSDEIGIFYITQCPAKVTSIKNPIGIKNSHVDGAISIKQIYGDIVKNSNTVEKIEAFRTASTYGIDWARAGGQSKSIGVDNYIAVDGIDNVIKVLEEIELGKLNNIEYFEGLACVGGCVGGPLCVENPFIAKSRIRRLAEKRNDEIKVSREYAIELYDSGFACWTEKIQSKGAMKLDENIVEAIKKIEEIKKLTSLLPGLDCGSCGAPSCRALAEDIVRGYSKIEDCIFKD, encoded by the coding sequence ATGGAAGAGTACTTTCATTCAGTTGTACTTGATAAAGATAGATGTAATGGTTGTACAAATTGTATGAGAAGATGTCCGACAGAGGCAATAAGAGTAAGAGATAAGAAAGCTATAATCATAAAAGAGAGATGTATAGATTGTGGTGAATGTATAAGGGTATGTCCATATCATGCTCAACAGACACAGTTAGATACTTTAGATAAATTAAAGAAGTATAAATACAAGATAGCTATTTCTCCAATGACTATGTATGGTCAGTTTAATTTGGATAAAGATATGAATAAAGTTTTTAAAGGGATTAAAATGCTAGGATTCGATGAGGTATTTGATGAAGGATATGCAGCAGATATTATAACTTTGATCATTAGAGAAAACTTGAAAAACAACCAACAGCCAAAACCGCTTATTTCGTCTTTGTGTCCAGCAGTATTAAGATTGATACAAATTAGATTTCCTTCATTAATTGATAATATAATAAGAATCGAGTCACCTATGGAATTAGCTGCTAGATTAGCAAGAAAGAATGCTATGGAAAGATACGGTTTGAAGTCTGATGAAATAGGTATATTTTATATAACGCAATGTCCTGCTAAAGTTACAAGTATTAAAAATCCAATAGGTATAAAAAATTCGCATGTTGATGGCGCTATTTCTATAAAGCAGATATATGGAGATATAGTGAAAAATTCGAATACTGTTGAGAAGATAGAAGCTTTTAGAACAGCTTCTACTTATGGAATAGATTGGGCTAGAGCTGGAGGCCAGAGTAAGTCTATTGGAGTTGATAATTATATTGCAGTTGATGGAATAGATAATGTTATAAAAGTTTTGGAAGAAATTGAATTAGGTAAGCTGAATAATATTGAATACTTTGAAGGTTTAGCTTGTGTTGGGGGATGTGTTGGAGGACCGTTATGCGTTGAAAATCCATTTATAGCTAAAAGTAGAATTAGGAGATTAGCGGAAAAGCGTAATGATGAGATAAAAGTTTCAAGAGAATATGCTATAGAATTATATGATTCAGGTTTTGCTTGTTGGACTGAGAAAATTCAATCTAAAGGAGCTATGAAACTTGATGAAAATATAGTTGAAGCAATTAAGAAAATAGAAGAAATAAAAAAACTGACAAGTTTATTGCCTGGACTTGATTGTGGCTCATGTGGAGCACCTTCTTGTAGAGCTTTGGCTGAGGATATAGTAAGAGGGTATAGTAAAATAGAAGACTGTATATTCAAAGATTAG